A window of Dehalococcoidia bacterium contains these coding sequences:
- the coaBC gene encoding bifunctional phosphopantothenoylcysteine decarboxylase/phosphopantothenate--cysteine ligase CoaBC yields MANKIKTIVLGVTGSIAAYKAAELASRFTAEGFRVDVIMTESAQQFISPLTFRNITGRPVFTTMWDLASEFSVEHVALAEAADVVLIAPATANIIAKIACGMADDMLSCTVLATKAHVVIAPAMNDNMWSNAITRENVARLMKRGFTFVGPARGRLASGKMGLGRLTSLDEIYGITLQVLGRKGDLAGRHIVVTAGGTQEPVDPVRCLTNHSSGKMGYAVAEAARNRGAEVTLVSAPTALATPPGVKVIAIRTAAEMLKAVQDSVKKADALIMAAAVADFRPVKASSHKIKRQDLSELTVELEKTPDILAQATGNFVRVGFAAESRDLIANAGDKIKRKGLDFIVANDITEKDCGFGTETNRVTIIDSKGKVDELPLMPKDEVADRVLDKLRGVLK; encoded by the coding sequence ATGGCAAATAAAATAAAAACCATTGTACTGGGCGTAACCGGCAGCATCGCCGCATATAAGGCGGCTGAGCTTGCCAGCCGTTTCACCGCTGAGGGCTTCCGCGTCGACGTCATTATGACGGAATCGGCGCAGCAATTTATCTCACCCCTTACATTCCGCAATATCACAGGGCGGCCGGTGTTCACCACCATGTGGGACCTTGCCTCCGAGTTCAGTGTGGAGCATGTCGCTCTGGCAGAGGCGGCCGATGTCGTCCTGATAGCGCCGGCGACCGCCAATATCATAGCCAAGATCGCCTGCGGCATGGCCGACGATATGCTCTCCTGTACCGTACTGGCCACCAAGGCGCACGTCGTCATCGCACCGGCCATGAACGACAACATGTGGTCCAACGCGATCACACGGGAAAACGTGGCCAGGCTGATGAAGCGCGGCTTCACCTTCGTCGGCCCGGCGCGTGGGAGGCTGGCTTCGGGCAAGATGGGTCTGGGACGCCTCACCTCGCTGGACGAGATATACGGCATTACCCTGCAGGTGCTCGGCAGGAAGGGCGACCTGGCGGGCAGACATATAGTGGTCACTGCGGGTGGTACGCAGGAGCCGGTGGACCCCGTACGCTGCCTGACCAACCACTCATCGGGCAAGATGGGCTATGCAGTCGCTGAAGCTGCGCGCAATCGCGGAGCGGAGGTAACCCTTGTCAGCGCCCCCACCGCACTTGCCACGCCTCCCGGGGTCAAGGTCATTGCTATCAGGACGGCTGCAGAGATGTTAAAGGCCGTTCAGGACTCGGTGAAAAAGGCCGACGCGCTCATTATGGCCGCCGCCGTGGCCGATTTCCGCCCGGTTAAAGCCTCCTCACATAAGATCAAGCGGCAGGACCTGAGCGAGCTGACGGTTGAACTGGAGAAAACCCCCGATATACTGGCCCAGGCCACGGGCAATTTCGTGCGCGTCGGTTTCGCCGCCGAAAGCCGGGATTTGATCGCCAACGCCGGAGATAAAATCAAAAGAAAGGGCCTGGATTTTATCGTGGCCAATGATATCACCGAGAAGGACTGCGGCTTCGGCACAGAGACCAACCGTGTGACCATCATCGACAGTAAGGGCAAGGTCGATGAATTGC